The Macrobrachium nipponense isolate FS-2020 chromosome 1, ASM1510439v2, whole genome shotgun sequence genome includes a window with the following:
- the LOC135219197 gene encoding protein obstructor-E-like isoform X2, translated as MYKLALLFFVGVASAQFTCPGDDGFYPDNRQCDKYYDCYRGSMTEKLCPDGLVFDYTLSPGVEQCNYPFIVECPEGAALQPAQPAGIECPRQNGYFEHEDPSNCEQYYECTGGVPVTRSCATGLVFDEFSGTCQWAHTGIRTGCGQRVEVLADGFVCPNKSQVATNGQELDHARYVKPDDCRFFYICYEGKYPREVGCPQGTVFNDVTLICDAPENVPGCENYYPNEPLTGLKAAGLGL; from the exons ATGTACAAGCTCGCCCTCCTTTTCTTCGTCG GTGTGGCCTCCGCCCAGTTCACCTGCCCAGGTGACGATGGCTTCTACCCAGACAACCGTCAGTGCGACAAGTATTATGACTGCTACCGTGGTAGCATGACTGAAAAGCTCTGCCCTGATGGTCTCGTATTCGACTACACTCTCTCCCCCGGAGTCGAGCAGTGCAACTACCCCTTCATCGTAGAGTGCCCCGAAGGAGCCGCTCTCC AGCCCGCCCAGCCAGCAGGCATTGAGTGCCCCCGCCAGAACGGTTACTTCGAGCACGAAGACCCCTCCAACTGCGAACAGTACTATGAGTGCACCGGAGGTGTCCCAGTCACCCGCTCCTGCGCCACCGGCCTTGTCTTCGATGAGTTCTCCGGCACCTGCCAGTGGGCCCACACCGGAATCCGTACCGGATGCGGCCAGCGCGTCG AAGTTCTCGCCGACGGCTTCGTCTGCCCCAACAAATCCCAGGTCGCCACCAACGGGCAGGAACTCGACCACGCCCGCTACGTGAAACCCGATGACTGCCGCTTCTTCTACATCTGCTACGAAGGCAAATACCCACGTGAGGTCGGATGCCCCCAGGGCACCGTCTTCAACGACGTCACCCTCATCTGTGACGCCCCTGAGAACGTACCAGGCTG CGAAAACTATTACCCCAACGAACCCCTCACCGGCCTGAAGGCCGCTGGATTGGGTCTATAA
- the LOC135219197 gene encoding protein obstructor-E-like isoform X1 → MYKLALLFFVGVASAQFTCPGDDGFYPDNRQCDKYYDCYRGSMTEKLCPDGLVFDYTLSPGVEQCNYPFIVECPEGAALQPAQPAGIECPRQNGYFEHEDPSNCEQYYECTGGVPVTRSCATGLVFDEFSGTCQWAHTGIRTGCGQRVEVLADGFVCPNKSQVATNGQELDHARYVKPDDCRFFYICYEGKYPREVGCPQGTVFNDVTLICDAPENVPGCENYYPNEPLTPLKAAGLGL, encoded by the exons ATGTACAAGCTCGCCCTCCTTTTCTTCGTCG GTGTGGCCTCCGCCCAGTTCACCTGCCCAGGTGACGATGGCTTCTACCCAGACAACCGTCAGTGCGACAAGTATTATGACTGCTACCGTGGTAGCATGACTGAAAAGCTCTGCCCTGATGGTCTCGTATTCGACTACACTCTCTCCCCCGGAGTCGAGCAGTGCAACTACCCCTTCATCGTAGAGTGCCCCGAAGGAGCCGCTCTCC AGCCCGCCCAGCCAGCAGGCATTGAGTGCCCCCGCCAGAACGGTTACTTCGAGCACGAAGACCCCTCCAACTGCGAACAGTACTATGAGTGCACCGGAGGTGTCCCAGTCACCCGCTCCTGCGCCACCGGCCTTGTCTTCGATGAGTTCTCCGGCACCTGCCAGTGGGCCCACACCGGAATCCGTACCGGATGCGGCCAGCGCGTCG AAGTTCTCGCCGACGGCTTCGTCTGCCCCAACAAATCCCAGGTCGCCACCAACGGGCAGGAACTCGACCACGCCCGCTACGTGAAACCCGATGACTGCCGCTTCTTCTACATCTGCTACGAAGGCAAATACCCACGTGAGGTCGGATGCCCCCAGGGCACCGTCTTCAACGACGTCACCCTCATCTGTGACGCCCCTGAGAACGTACCAGGCTG cGAAAACTATTACCCCAACGAACCCCTCACCCCCTTGAAGGCTGCTGGATTGGGTCTATAA